One Chitinophagales bacterium genomic window carries:
- the cysD gene encoding sulfate adenylyltransferase: protein MINYHLNHLKELEAESIFVIREVAATFQNPVLLFSGGKDSIVLTHLAHRAFYPAAIPFPLMHVDTGHNFPETLQFRDELVKKMGVRLIVASVQESIDKGRVREETGYEASRIRLQTTTLLDAIEEYKFDAALGGARRDEEKARAKERFFSHRDEFGQWDPKNQRPELWNLFNGRKHVGEHFRIFPLSNWTELDIWQYIRMENIEVPSLYFSHKRECFVRNGIILAKTDFIRLKPDEKTEEMIVRFRTIGDATSTGATLSAARTVDDIIAEVASSRITERGGRADDKRSETSMEDRKREGYF, encoded by the coding sequence ATGATCAACTATCATCTCAATCACTTAAAGGAACTGGAAGCGGAATCCATTTTTGTGATCCGCGAAGTAGCGGCAACCTTCCAGAATCCGGTGCTACTGTTTTCCGGAGGTAAAGACTCTATTGTGTTGACCCATCTTGCCCACAGAGCTTTTTATCCAGCAGCTATACCCTTTCCGCTGATGCACGTGGATACCGGTCATAATTTTCCTGAAACACTGCAGTTCCGGGACGAGCTGGTAAAAAAAATGGGTGTCAGGTTGATTGTCGCCTCAGTGCAGGAATCTATTGATAAGGGCCGGGTGCGTGAAGAAACCGGCTATGAAGCCAGCCGAATCCGATTGCAAACCACCACACTGCTGGATGCCATTGAGGAATATAAATTTGATGCCGCACTGGGCGGAGCCAGGCGGGATGAAGAAAAAGCCAGAGCCAAAGAGCGCTTTTTCTCGCATCGTGATGAATTCGGTCAGTGGGATCCTAAAAACCAGCGCCCCGAGCTCTGGAATCTGTTTAATGGCAGAAAACACGTGGGCGAGCACTTCCGGATTTTCCCGCTCAGCAACTGGACGGAACTGGATATCTGGCAATACATACGCATGGAAAATATTGAAGTGCCCTCGCTGTACTTTTCTCATAAACGCGAATGCTTTGTCCGCAACGGTATTATTCTGGCAAAGACTGATTTTATTCGCCTCAAACCGGATGAAAAAACTGAAGAAATGATAGTACGGTTTCGTACTATCGGTGATGCTACCAGCACCGGGGCAACACTCTCTGCAGCGCGCACCGTGGATGACATCATTGCAGAAGTGGCCTCTTCACGCATAACCGAACGGGGAGGCCGTGCCGATGACAAGCGTTCAGAAACATCTATGGAAGACCGCAAAAGGGAAGGGTATTTTTAA
- the cysC gene encoding adenylyl-sulfate kinase, translated as MSAEHIYPVFDRLLMREDKERQLHQRARVIWFTGLSGSGKSTIAHHLEKELHAKGFFTMVLDGDNVRSGINKNLGFSQEDRKENIRRIAEVSKLFLNCGVITINCFVSPLRELRQMARDIIGPEDFIEIYVNAPLEVCEQRDVKGLYKKARQGEIKDFTGIDAPFEAPLKPDVEVKTDQLNIDQSVEKVMEFILPKITYQSGKPENRA; from the coding sequence ATGAGTGCCGAGCATATTTATCCTGTTTTTGATCGTCTGCTGATGCGTGAAGATAAAGAAAGGCAGTTGCACCAGCGTGCCCGGGTCATCTGGTTTACCGGCCTGTCCGGTTCCGGAAAAAGTACCATCGCACATCATTTGGAAAAAGAACTGCACGCCAAAGGTTTCTTCACCATGGTGCTGGATGGCGATAACGTGCGGTCAGGGATAAACAAAAATCTTGGATTTTCGCAAGAGGACAGAAAGGAAAATATCAGGCGGATTGCAGAAGTTTCAAAACTGTTTCTCAACTGCGGAGTGATTACGATAAACTGTTTTGTTAGCCCGCTCCGGGAATTGCGACAGATGGCCCGGGATATTATTGGCCCGGAAGACTTCATTGAAATCTATGTAAATGCCCCTTTGGAGGTGTGTGAACAACGTGATGTAAAAGGGCTGTATAAAAAAGCAAGGCAAGGAGAAATTAAAGACTTTACCGGAATCGATGCACCTTTTGAGGCTCCCCTCAAGCCCGATGTAGAGGTAAAAACCGATCAGCTTAATATTGATCAATCAGTAGAAAAAGTAATGGAATTCATTTTACCTAAAATAACTTATCAAAGCGGCAAACCTGAGAACCGGGCATAA
- a CDS encoding N-acyl-L-amino acid amidohydrolase — MLHADKIRSLASRFFGDVVAYRHALHVQPELAFQENNTARFIASRLKEFNIPFKSGVAKTGIVALLQGKNPKKKIIALRADMDALPIEEANKVSYRSRNPGVMHACGHDVHMASLLGTARILAHLRDEWEGTVKFIFQPSEEKAPGGASVMIKEGVLKNPKPACILGQHVTPELEVGKIGIRKGVFMASSDELYITIKGKGGHAAQPHKLIDPVLIASHVIVGLQQVVSRQASPLIPSVLSFGKVIANGATNIIPDEVKIEGTFRTFDEQWRKEAKVRMKQLAEQLAASMGGRCVFNIVESYPVLINDSQLTETIALRAADYVGASNVVEMDMRMGSEDFAFYSHHIPACFYRLGTGNAQRGICSPVHTPTFDIDERALEIGMGFMAYAVAAM; from the coding sequence ATGCTGCATGCTGATAAAATCCGCTCGCTGGCATCGCGCTTTTTTGGTGATGTAGTTGCTTACCGCCATGCATTGCATGTGCAGCCGGAGCTGGCGTTTCAGGAAAACAACACTGCCCGTTTCATTGCCAGCCGCCTGAAAGAGTTTAATATTCCCTTTAAAAGCGGTGTTGCAAAAACCGGCATTGTAGCCCTGCTGCAAGGAAAAAACCCTAAGAAAAAAATTATTGCCCTCCGGGCCGATATGGATGCACTCCCCATTGAAGAAGCAAACAAGGTGTCCTATCGCTCAAGGAATCCTGGCGTGATGCATGCCTGCGGGCATGATGTACATATGGCAAGTCTTCTGGGCACTGCCCGCATTCTTGCGCATCTGCGTGACGAATGGGAGGGCACGGTGAAATTCATCTTTCAGCCCTCAGAAGAAAAGGCTCCGGGAGGAGCATCCGTAATGATTAAAGAGGGCGTTTTAAAAAATCCCAAACCTGCCTGCATACTCGGTCAGCATGTAACACCTGAATTAGAGGTTGGCAAAATTGGCATCCGAAAGGGAGTGTTCATGGCTTCTTCAGATGAGCTGTACATTACCATCAAGGGCAAAGGCGGGCATGCAGCACAGCCGCACAAGCTCATTGATCCGGTGCTGATTGCTTCGCATGTCATTGTTGGGCTTCAGCAGGTTGTGAGCCGCCAGGCGAGCCCTCTGATACCGTCTGTGTTATCGTTTGGAAAAGTCATCGCGAATGGAGCCACCAATATCATTCCGGATGAAGTGAAAATAGAAGGCACCTTCCGCACCTTTGACGAACAATGGAGAAAGGAGGCAAAAGTAAGGATGAAGCAACTGGCCGAACAGCTAGCAGCCTCCATGGGCGGACGCTGTGTCTTTAACATCGTGGAAAGCTATCCGGTGCTCATTAATGACTCTCAGCTCACAGAAACCATCGCTCTCAGGGCAGCAGACTATGTCGGTGCATCCAATGTGGTAGAAATGGATATGCGCATGGGCTCAGAGGATTTTGCTTTCTACTCTCATCATATTCCTGCCTGTTTTTACCGCCTGGGCACAGGTAACGCGCAACGCGGCATCTGCTCGCCTGTGCACACCCCTACCTTTGATATTGATGAGCGTGCACTGGAAATAGGCATGGGTTTTATGGCTTATGCCGTAGCGGCTATGTGA
- the secA gene encoding protein translocase subunit SecA has product MLDFINKTIAKIFGSKSQRDIKELAPLVEQINKEFAKLASLSNDELRAKTNEFRKRIKDFLAELDAEIEDLKKKAEENPDLDPEEKERIYKQIDEKQKLRDKELEKVLNQILPEAFAVVKETARRFRENKTLEATATQLDRDLSVKFSNIRVEGDKVRYDNQWMAAGNLVTWDMVHYDVQLIGGIVLHQGKIAEMATGEGKTLVATLPAYLNALAGLGVHIVTVNDYLARRDSEWMGPIFQFLGITVDCIDKYPPHSPERRKAYNADITYGTNNEFGFDYLRDNMARSPEELVQRKLHFAMVDEVDSVLIDDARTPLIISGPVPRGDQQEFYNLKPRIQKLVEAQRKVVNTLLNEAKKLIAEGKDDENTGGLALLRAYRALPKNKALIKYLSEPGIKTILQKTENYYLQDQAKNMPKVDEALYFVIDEKNNSVELTEKGIELITEAGEEPDFFILPDVGSEIAEIERKDLPPAEKMKLKDQLMQDFAIKSERIHSVHQLLKAYTLFERDVEYVVMDGKVKIVDENTGRILEGRRYSDGLHQAIEAKENVKVEAATQTFATITLQNYFRMYHKLAGMTGTAETEAGEFWEIYKLDVVVIPTNKPVIRKDMEDLVYRTVREKYNAIINRILEEREKGRPVLVGTTSVEVSELLSRMLNMKGVKHNVLNAKHHQREAEIVAEAGKAGTVTIATNMAGRGTDIKLGPGVKEAGGLAIIGTERHESRRVDRQLRGRSGRQGDPGSSQFFVSLEDNLMRLFIPQRVAKLMDRMGYEEGEVIQHRMVTNSIERAQKKVEENNFGIRKRLLEYDDVMNAQREVIYTKRRHALFGERLSVDLIHSFQSLCEELVTHYQHERNYEGFKMDVIRYFSVDTAITEQEFNSRKSAELITRLFNEVKAAYKRKSDQIIERALPVLKEVYRTRGETVENIVIPFTDGKRGIHALVNLRKAIDTNGREIINAFEKTVSLAVIDEAWKEHLRQMDDLKQSVQSAVYEQKDPLLIYKLEAFELFRQLMNDINKDITSFVFKGNIPVHSADEVHEARAPKRQEPSRLREGREDASALLNPTGNGQTHPQPPQPRKPEPVRVEKKIGRNEPCPCGSGKKYKHCHGKNEV; this is encoded by the coding sequence ATGTTGGATTTTATCAATAAAACAATAGCCAAAATCTTTGGCAGTAAATCACAGAGAGACATAAAAGAGCTCGCCCCCTTGGTGGAGCAAATCAATAAAGAGTTTGCCAAACTGGCTTCGCTCTCCAATGATGAACTCCGGGCCAAAACCAATGAATTCAGGAAGAGAATTAAGGATTTTCTGGCTGAACTGGATGCTGAAATTGAAGACCTGAAAAAGAAAGCCGAAGAAAACCCTGACCTGGATCCTGAAGAAAAGGAGAGGATTTATAAGCAGATAGATGAAAAGCAAAAGCTGCGTGACAAGGAGTTGGAAAAGGTGCTGAACCAGATTTTGCCGGAGGCTTTTGCGGTAGTGAAGGAAACCGCCCGCAGATTCAGAGAAAACAAAACCCTGGAAGCAACGGCCACACAGCTTGATCGGGATTTGTCTGTAAAATTTTCCAACATCCGGGTAGAGGGCGATAAAGTACGCTATGATAACCAATGGATGGCTGCCGGTAACCTTGTTACCTGGGACATGGTGCACTACGATGTGCAGCTGATAGGCGGTATTGTATTGCATCAGGGCAAGATAGCCGAAATGGCTACCGGTGAGGGGAAAACATTGGTGGCTACACTCCCCGCCTACCTCAACGCCCTTGCTGGCTTAGGTGTGCACATCGTTACGGTGAACGATTATCTGGCCAGGCGCGACTCCGAATGGATGGGGCCCATATTTCAGTTCCTCGGCATTACAGTAGATTGTATTGACAAATATCCGCCTCATTCGCCTGAACGCAGAAAAGCCTACAATGCAGACATCACCTACGGAACCAACAATGAATTTGGCTTTGACTATCTGCGCGACAACATGGCCAGAAGCCCCGAAGAGCTGGTACAGCGCAAGCTGCATTTTGCCATGGTGGATGAGGTGGATTCTGTGCTTATAGACGATGCGCGCACCCCGCTGATCATTTCCGGCCCCGTTCCCCGGGGCGACCAGCAGGAGTTTTACAACCTGAAACCCCGCATTCAAAAACTTGTTGAAGCCCAGCGCAAAGTGGTGAATACTTTACTGAATGAAGCCAAAAAGCTGATTGCCGAAGGAAAAGATGATGAAAACACCGGTGGGCTGGCTTTGTTACGTGCCTACCGCGCCTTGCCCAAAAACAAGGCTCTAATAAAGTACCTCAGTGAGCCCGGTATAAAAACCATTCTGCAGAAAACCGAAAACTATTACCTGCAAGACCAGGCTAAAAACATGCCGAAGGTAGATGAAGCCCTTTATTTCGTCATTGATGAAAAAAACAACAGCGTTGAACTCACCGAAAAAGGTATTGAGCTCATTACCGAAGCAGGCGAAGAGCCGGACTTTTTCATATTACCCGATGTAGGCTCCGAAATAGCTGAGATAGAAAGAAAAGATTTGCCACCCGCGGAAAAAATGAAACTTAAAGATCAGCTGATGCAGGATTTTGCCATCAAATCCGAGCGCATCCACAGTGTGCATCAGCTGCTGAAAGCCTACACGCTCTTTGAACGGGATGTGGAGTATGTGGTCATGGACGGCAAAGTAAAAATTGTGGATGAAAATACCGGTCGTATTCTGGAGGGCAGGCGCTATTCTGACGGCCTGCATCAGGCTATTGAGGCCAAAGAAAATGTGAAAGTGGAAGCGGCTACGCAAACTTTTGCTACTATCACATTGCAGAATTATTTCCGGATGTATCATAAGCTGGCCGGCATGACTGGTACCGCGGAAACCGAAGCCGGAGAATTCTGGGAGATTTACAAACTGGACGTGGTAGTCATACCTACTAACAAACCGGTTATCCGTAAAGACATGGAAGACCTCGTTTACCGCACCGTGCGGGAAAAATACAATGCTATCATCAATCGTATTCTTGAAGAAAGAGAAAAAGGCCGTCCGGTTTTAGTAGGAACCACTTCTGTAGAAGTGTCGGAGTTGCTTAGCCGCATGCTCAATATGAAAGGCGTTAAACACAACGTGCTTAATGCCAAACACCATCAGCGCGAAGCAGAAATAGTGGCCGAAGCCGGAAAAGCCGGAACCGTGACCATTGCCACCAATATGGCGGGCCGCGGTACCGATATCAAACTCGGACCAGGCGTGAAAGAAGCCGGAGGGCTCGCTATTATCGGCACCGAACGCCATGAATCCAGGCGTGTAGATCGCCAGTTGCGGGGCCGTTCAGGACGTCAGGGCGACCCGGGGTCTTCTCAGTTTTTTGTTTCCCTGGAGGACAACCTCATGCGCCTATTCATCCCGCAGCGGGTGGCTAAACTCATGGATCGCATGGGATACGAGGAAGGCGAAGTGATTCAACATCGCATGGTCACCAACTCCATTGAACGGGCGCAGAAAAAAGTGGAGGAAAATAACTTTGGCATTCGCAAAAGACTGCTTGAATATGATGACGTAATGAATGCCCAGCGCGAGGTAATTTACACCAAGCGCAGACATGCGCTCTTTGGTGAGCGGCTCTCGGTTGACCTTATCCACTCCTTTCAATCCCTCTGCGAGGAACTGGTAACCCACTACCAGCATGAACGCAACTATGAAGGCTTCAAAATGGATGTCATCCGTTACTTCTCTGTGGATACGGCAATTACCGAACAAGAGTTTAACAGTCGCAAATCCGCTGAACTTATTACACGCCTTTTCAATGAAGTCAAAGCGGCCTATAAGCGTAAATCTGACCAAATCATTGAACGTGCACTACCGGTTCTTAAAGAAGTGTATCGCACAAGAGGTGAAACAGTAGAAAACATTGTAATACCGTTTACGGATGGCAAGCGCGGCATTCACGCTCTTGTGAATCTTAGAAAAGCTATTGACACCAATGGCAGGGAAATCATCAATGCCTTTGAAAAAACCGTCTCTTTGGCGGTTATTGATGAAGCATGGAAGGAACATCTTCGCCAGATGGATGATCTGAAGCAATCGGTGCAGTCGGCTGTATATGAACAAAAAGACCCATTGCTTATCTATAAGCTGGAAGCATTTGAGCTGTTTCGTCAGCTGATGAACGACATCAATAAAGACATTACATCCTTTGTATTCAAGGGTAATATACCCGTGCATAGTGCAGATGAAGTACATGAAGCCAGAGCGCCTAAAAGACAGGAACCCAGCCGCCTCCGGGAGGGTCGTGAAGATGCTTCGGCTTTGCTGAATCCCACTGGCAATGGTCAGACACATCCGCAGCCTCCTCAGCCCAGGAAGCCTGAACCGGTACGCGTGGAAAAGAAAATCGGGCGCAATGAACCCTGCCCCTGTGGCAGCGGCAAAAAATATAAGCATTGCCATGGCAAGAATGAAGTCTGA
- the purD gene encoding phosphoribosylamine--glycine ligase, with product MHILLLGGGGREHAFAWKIAQSRFCKKLFIAPGNGGTLQLGENVTLQVNDFAEVERLVIREKIDMVVVGPEDPLVNGIVDYFQASRGLQHVPVIGPPQAGAQLEGSKAFSKKFMQRHGIPTAPYLEVQQSTLEEGLAFIDQLQLPVVLKADGLAAGKGVLICPSHKDAREQLSLMLNGLFGKASQKVIIEQFLSGKEFSVFILTDGRSYKLLPEAKDYKRVGEGDSGPNTGGMGAVSPVPFVSSAMLNKVEQKIILPTLNGLRKEGISYKGFLYFGLMQVADEPYVIEYNCRMGDPETQVVLPRIESDLIELFRLAVEGNLDQADLKIKPQTCATVVLASKGYPGSYEKGKEIQGASSVKDCMVFHAGTQWVNGRLVTSGGRVMSVSAYGNDFRTAIQNVYSCVGKLSFDGMYYRSDIGFDL from the coding sequence ATGCACATTCTGTTGCTGGGGGGCGGAGGACGCGAACATGCCTTTGCCTGGAAAATAGCACAAAGCCGTTTTTGTAAAAAGTTATTTATTGCTCCGGGAAACGGGGGCACGCTTCAGCTGGGCGAAAACGTAACACTGCAGGTCAATGACTTTGCAGAGGTTGAACGGCTGGTGATTCGTGAGAAAATTGATATGGTTGTGGTCGGTCCTGAAGATCCGCTGGTAAACGGCATTGTGGATTATTTTCAGGCCAGCAGGGGCCTACAGCATGTGCCTGTGATAGGTCCTCCGCAGGCGGGTGCACAACTGGAAGGGAGTAAAGCCTTCTCCAAGAAGTTTATGCAACGGCATGGAATTCCCACGGCTCCTTACCTGGAAGTGCAGCAGTCCACGCTGGAGGAAGGCTTGGCTTTTATTGACCAGCTTCAGCTTCCGGTTGTTTTGAAAGCTGACGGCCTGGCTGCCGGGAAAGGAGTGTTGATTTGCCCGAGCCACAAGGATGCCCGCGAGCAGCTTTCCCTAATGCTCAATGGCCTTTTTGGCAAGGCCAGCCAAAAGGTGATTATTGAGCAGTTTCTCTCCGGAAAGGAGTTTTCGGTATTTATTCTCACTGACGGACGAAGCTATAAGTTGCTGCCGGAAGCTAAAGACTATAAGCGTGTGGGAGAAGGAGATAGCGGCCCCAACACCGGAGGTATGGGAGCTGTTTCTCCGGTGCCTTTTGTCAGCTCTGCCATGCTCAATAAAGTAGAGCAAAAAATTATACTCCCTACTCTTAATGGTCTGCGTAAGGAAGGCATATCCTATAAGGGGTTTCTCTATTTCGGGCTTATGCAAGTTGCTGATGAACCATATGTAATTGAGTATAACTGCCGGATGGGGGACCCGGAAACTCAGGTAGTGCTTCCCCGCATAGAATCGGATTTAATAGAATTATTCCGTTTGGCAGTTGAAGGTAATTTAGACCAGGCTGACTTAAAGATCAAGCCGCAAACCTGTGCTACGGTTGTGCTTGCTTCAAAGGGCTATCCGGGCAGTTATGAAAAAGGCAAAGAGATACAGGGGGCCTCTTCAGTTAAAGACTGTATGGTTTTTCATGCCGGCACGCAATGGGTAAACGGTAGGCTCGTGACCAGTGGGGGGCGTGTGATGTCCGTATCGGCCTATGGGAATGATTTCCGGACGGCCATCCAGAATGTTTATTCCTGCGTTGGCAAACTAAGCTTTGACGGCATGTATTACCGTTCTGACATTGGATTTGACTTATAG